From the genome of Paracoccus seriniphilus, one region includes:
- a CDS encoding 2'-deoxycytidine 5'-triphosphate deaminase has protein sequence MNGVLPDSEIRDLIHQGAISAQTEIIPEQIQPASLDLRLGHKAYRLRASFLAGRGQRIEDRLNDFQMHEMDLGGGAVLERGCVYLVPLNERLSLPPGLTAVANAKSSTGRLDLLTRLVTDDGTEFDRLPDGYSGPLYAEICPRSFSVLVRPGMRLNQLRLRRGQAVLSDQELRDLNAREPLVEGEALIDHGLGFSVDLRPARGDLVGYRARPHSGVIDLDRIAQYPAADFWDELHTTEGRLILDPGAFYILVSRESVAIPADCAAEMAPYLAMVGEFRVHYAGFFDPGFGIGSSGAGSRGVLEVRCHEAPFVLEHGQVVGRLVYERMAARPDRLYGAGIKSNYQGQGLKLAKQFV, from the coding sequence ATGAACGGCGTTCTGCCTGACAGCGAGATCCGCGACCTGATCCATCAAGGTGCGATTTCCGCCCAGACCGAGATCATCCCCGAACAGATCCAACCTGCCAGCCTGGACCTGCGGCTGGGCCACAAGGCCTATCGCCTGCGCGCCAGCTTTCTGGCCGGACGCGGGCAGCGAATCGAAGATCGGCTGAACGATTTCCAGATGCATGAAATGGATCTCGGCGGCGGTGCAGTGCTGGAGCGCGGCTGTGTCTATCTGGTCCCGCTGAACGAACGTCTCAGCCTGCCGCCGGGATTGACCGCCGTCGCCAATGCCAAATCCTCGACCGGACGACTGGACCTGCTGACGCGGCTTGTGACCGATGACGGCACCGAATTCGACCGCCTGCCCGATGGCTATAGCGGCCCGCTCTATGCGGAAATCTGCCCGCGCAGCTTTTCGGTGCTGGTTCGTCCCGGCATGCGCCTGAACCAGTTGCGCCTGCGTCGCGGACAGGCCGTGCTCAGCGATCAGGAACTGCGTGATCTCAACGCCCGTGAACCACTGGTCGAGGGCGAGGCCCTGATTGACCACGGGCTGGGCTTTTCGGTCGATCTGCGCCCTGCCCGGGGCGATCTGGTCGGCTATCGCGCCCGCCCCCACAGCGGCGTGATCGATCTGGACCGCATCGCGCAATATCCCGCGGCGGATTTCTGGGACGAATTGCACACGACCGAGGGCCGGCTGATCCTTGATCCCGGAGCCTTCTATATTCTGGTCAGCCGCGAATCCGTGGCCATCCCCGCTGATTGCGCCGCCGAAATGGCGCCCTATCTTGCCATGGTCGGAGAGTTTCGCGTGCATTACGCGGGCTTTTTCGATCCCGGTTTCGGCATTGGCAGTTCCGGCGCCGGGTCACGCGGCGTTCTGGAAGTGCGCTGCCACGAGGCCCCCTTCGTGCTGGAACACGGGCAGGTCGTCGGACGGCTGGTCTATGAACGCATGGCAGCCCGCCCCGACCGTCTTTACGGCGCCGGGATCAAGTCGAACTATCAGGGGCAGGGCCTGAAGCTGGCTAAGCAGTTCGTCTGA
- a CDS encoding THUMP domain-containing class I SAM-dependent RNA methyltransferase, which produces MSNEDFEIFLVATPGLEQPLASEARELGWQPVVQPGGVAIRGGWPDVWRANLWLRGATRVLARVGSFRAMHLAQLDKRSRKFPWAEVLRKDVAVRVEATCKASRIYHAKAATQRIERAIQEELGATIAPDAQVVVKVRIEDDLVTISLDTTGESLHKRGHKEAVAKAPMRETMAAMFLREMGYDGSQAVLDPMCGSGTFPIEAAEMAAGMAPGRSRSFAFETLASFRPRIWQDLCAESPNRPPAARFYGSDRDAGAIRMSVANAMRAGVAEAISFECRQIADLQPPDCDPGLVILNPPYGTRIGNKGPLYGLHAAMGEVFRERFKGWKIGIITSEAGLAKATGLKFLPAGPIVAHGGLKIRLWQTAPLG; this is translated from the coding sequence ATGAGCAATGAAGATTTCGAGATTTTCCTGGTGGCGACGCCAGGGCTGGAACAGCCCTTGGCATCGGAAGCACGGGAATTGGGCTGGCAGCCGGTCGTGCAGCCGGGCGGTGTGGCCATTCGCGGTGGCTGGCCTGATGTCTGGCGCGCGAATCTGTGGCTGCGCGGGGCGACGCGAGTGCTGGCGCGGGTTGGCAGTTTTCGGGCGATGCATCTGGCGCAGCTGGACAAGCGCTCGCGCAAGTTTCCCTGGGCCGAGGTGTTGCGCAAGGACGTTGCGGTGCGCGTCGAGGCCACTTGCAAGGCCAGCCGGATCTATCACGCCAAGGCCGCCACGCAACGGATCGAACGGGCCATCCAGGAAGAACTGGGCGCGACGATCGCGCCCGATGCGCAGGTGGTCGTCAAGGTCCGGATCGAAGACGACCTGGTCACCATCAGTCTGGATACGACAGGCGAATCGCTGCACAAGCGCGGTCACAAGGAAGCGGTGGCCAAGGCTCCGATGCGGGAAACCATGGCAGCCATGTTCCTGCGCGAAATGGGTTATGACGGATCTCAGGCGGTGCTGGACCCGATGTGCGGATCAGGCACATTCCCGATCGAGGCCGCCGAAATGGCCGCCGGAATGGCGCCGGGGCGCTCGCGCAGCTTTGCCTTTGAAACGCTGGCGAGTTTCCGTCCCAGAATCTGGCAGGATCTGTGCGCTGAATCACCGAACCGCCCCCCTGCGGCGCGCTTCTATGGCAGCGACCGTGATGCCGGGGCAATTCGCATGAGCGTGGCGAATGCCATGCGCGCAGGTGTGGCAGAGGCGATCAGCTTTGAATGCCGTCAGATCGCTGATCTGCAACCCCCCGATTGCGATCCGGGGCTGGTGATCCTGAACCCGCCCTATGGCACGCGGATCGGCAACAAGGGCCCATTATATGGGCTGCATGCCGCCATGGGCGAGGTGTTTCGCGAGCGTTTCAAGGGCTGGAAAATCGGCATCATCACCAGCGAGGCCGGCTTGGCCAAGGCGACCGGGCTGAAATTCCTGCCCGCCGGACCCATCGTGGCCCATGGCGGGCTGAAGATCCGGCTGTGGCAGACCGCGCCTCTGGGTTGA
- the scpB gene encoding SMC-Scp complex subunit ScpB → MSEQMRMVEAVLFAAAQPISLNELKNRLPAGSDPAEALALLRIQYEGRGVVIERIGDGYAFRTAADLGFLMQAEAVEQRRLSRAAVETLAIIAYHQPVTRAEIEEIRGVSVSRGTLDQLIEMEWVRMGRRRMTPGRPATFVVTEAFLDHFGLESARDLPGLSELRAAGLLESRPAEDGLALPGTGQDDEAEEDPADPADDFFEEE, encoded by the coding sequence ATGTCCGAACAGATGCGGATGGTTGAGGCCGTGCTGTTCGCTGCCGCCCAGCCGATCAGCCTCAATGAACTGAAGAACCGCTTGCCGGCTGGAAGCGACCCGGCCGAAGCCTTGGCGCTGTTGCGCATCCAATATGAAGGGCGCGGTGTCGTGATCGAGCGCATTGGCGACGGCTATGCCTTTCGCACGGCCGCAGATCTGGGCTTTCTGATGCAGGCCGAGGCCGTCGAGCAGCGTCGCCTGTCGCGCGCCGCAGTCGAGACCCTGGCCATCATCGCCTATCATCAGCCCGTGACCCGTGCCGAGATCGAGGAAATCCGCGGTGTCAGCGTCAGTCGCGGCACGCTGGACCAGTTGATCGAGATGGAATGGGTCCGCATGGGGCGTCGGCGGATGACCCCCGGACGCCCCGCCACCTTTGTCGTGACCGAGGCTTTTCTGGACCATTTCGGGCTGGAATCGGCGCGCGACCTGCCGGGTCTGTCGGAATTGCGCGCAGCCGGTCTGCTGGAGTCCCGCCCGGCCGAGGATGGGCTGGCGCTGCCGGGGACGGGTCAGGATGACGAAGCCGAGGAAGATCCCGCCGACCCGGCGGATGATTTCTTCGAGGAAGAATAG
- a CDS encoding segregation and condensation protein A, with product MKPVPTSPAEGGDDAITVAQRRAEEALIVDVDGYEGPLDLLLTLARTQKVDLMKVSVLHLAEQYLTFVEQARKLRIELAADYLVMAAWLAFLKSRLLLPPDPEAEGPSAEDMAAHLAFQLERLDAMRQAAAQLMARDRLGIDRFKRGAPETVARKRRTEWQAGLLDLMRAYARLRTKDEFRPYAFDRQDIYTMEQALERLRRMIGYVGDWTELSDFLPEGWGGPGARVRSATAATFAASLELARQGRLEIRQSETFAPISFRRRPISDQN from the coding sequence CTGAAGCCCGTTCCGACGTCGCCCGCCGAGGGCGGTGACGATGCGATAACGGTCGCTCAGCGGCGCGCGGAAGAGGCGCTGATCGTCGATGTCGACGGCTATGAGGGGCCGCTGGATCTGTTGCTGACACTGGCGCGCACACAGAAGGTCGATCTGATGAAGGTCTCGGTGCTGCATCTGGCCGAGCAATATCTGACCTTTGTGGAGCAGGCGCGCAAATTGCGCATCGAGCTGGCGGCCGACTATCTGGTCATGGCAGCCTGGCTGGCCTTCCTGAAGTCACGCCTGCTCTTGCCGCCAGATCCCGAGGCCGAAGGCCCTTCGGCCGAAGACATGGCCGCGCATCTGGCCTTTCAGCTGGAACGGCTGGACGCGATGCGGCAGGCAGCGGCCCAGTTGATGGCGCGTGACCGGCTGGGGATCGATCGTTTCAAACGCGGGGCCCCTGAAACCGTTGCGCGCAAGCGGCGCACCGAATGGCAGGCCGGCTTGCTGGACCTGATGCGCGCCTATGCACGACTGCGCACCAAGGATGAATTCCGCCCCTATGCCTTTGACCGGCAGGACATCTATACCATGGAGCAGGCGTTGGAACGCCTGCGCCGCATGATCGGCTATGTGGGGGACTGGACCGAGCTTTCCGATTTCCTGCCCGAGGGATGGGGCGGGCCGGGCGCAAGGGTCCGTTCAGCGACCGCCGCGACCTTTGCTGCCTCGCTGGAGCTTGCGCGACAGGGTCGGTTGGAGATACGCCAGAGCGAAACCTTCGCACCGATCAGCTTTCGGCGCAGACCCATATCCGATCAGAACTGA
- the nagZ gene encoding beta-N-acetylhexosaminidase, which produces MAHGATILGGIAGTELSPEERDFFRAADPWGFILFARNVESPEQLRRLTGQLRDSVGRDAVITVDQEGGRVQRLRAPHWAEWPAPLDQAEAGARAMWLRYYLIGRELHDVGIDSDCAPTLDVAQADTHPFLRNRCLGSDPDQVATLGRAVAEGLLAAGVLPVMKHMPGHGRAVADSHHDLPRVSSSLQELDALDFAPFRALADLPMGMTAHICLDAVDDAPATASAPAVQLIRQQIGFDGLLMTDDITMQALSGTEAERAQASIAAGCDLVLHCNGSVASMEPVVAAAGQMTPQAQRRADAALQMRQAPQDLDRHALQAEWQALVAGLALT; this is translated from the coding sequence ATGGCACATGGCGCGACCATTCTGGGCGGCATCGCCGGGACCGAACTGTCCCCCGAGGAACGTGACTTCTTCCGTGCCGCCGATCCCTGGGGCTTCATTCTTTTCGCCCGCAATGTCGAATCGCCCGAGCAACTGCGTCGTCTGACGGGGCAGTTGCGCGATTCCGTCGGCCGTGATGCGGTCATCACCGTCGATCAGGAGGGCGGCAGGGTGCAGCGCCTGCGCGCACCGCATTGGGCAGAATGGCCTGCGCCACTGGATCAGGCCGAGGCAGGCGCGCGCGCCATGTGGTTGCGCTACTATCTGATTGGCCGTGAATTGCATGACGTCGGGATCGATTCCGATTGTGCGCCGACACTGGATGTCGCGCAGGCCGACACGCATCCGTTCCTGCGCAATCGCTGTCTGGGCAGCGACCCGGATCAGGTTGCCACGTTGGGACGCGCGGTGGCAGAGGGGCTGTTGGCGGCGGGTGTGCTGCCGGTCATGAAACATATGCCGGGTCACGGGCGTGCAGTGGCCGACAGCCATCACGACCTGCCCCGCGTCAGCTCCAGCCTGCAGGAACTGGATGCGCTGGACTTCGCGCCTTTCCGGGCGCTGGCAGATCTGCCGATGGGGATGACGGCACATATCTGCCTTGATGCGGTGGATGATGCGCCAGCGACGGCCTCGGCCCCGGCGGTGCAGCTGATTCGGCAGCAGATCGGCTTTGACGGGCTGCTGATGACCGATGACATCACCATGCAGGCGCTGTCGGGAACCGAGGCGGAACGGGCGCAGGCCTCGATTGCCGCCGGATGCGATCTGGTTCTGCATTGCAATGGCAGCGTTGCCAGCATGGAGCCGGTGGTCGCCGCAGCGGGGCAGATGACCCCGCAGGCACAACGCCGCGCCGATGCGGCCCTGCAGATGCGTCAGGCGCCGCAGGATCTGGATCGCCACGCATTGCAGGCCGAATGGCAGGCCTTGGTCGCGGGACTGGCCCTGACTTGA
- a CDS encoding SPOR domain-containing protein, which yields MAVMDFREGGYVFSRHKVRREFSYDQHGSDDGQSNHDHSRFVADPDGTDSFSSRIGRLTHYLGALASVALMVGLMAWGWQLVSRDVSGVPVIRAVAGDARTAPEDPGGELSSYTGYAVNSVAEGAPEQPVQQVAIVPDGGELTDEDVPMGAFGIAAHEPTNPKDAPLNFDGAPVVPLSDSEARALAEARAAAEAERLALAAADVEKAAIIDAPASEGPVNEVITDENGQPAQTDAIAAALAEAQAAANPGILRASSRPAPRPRHMRVASAGTTATDARPAAPPAAPVPAAAASGPLVQIGAFDSNAIASGEWNRLTGKFGSLFSGKGQVIQKHQSNGRTFWRLRVAGFGSISEARQFCAALKSGGTDCLALAR from the coding sequence ATGGCAGTGATGGATTTCCGCGAAGGCGGCTATGTGTTTTCGCGCCACAAGGTGCGGCGCGAGTTCTCCTATGATCAGCATGGTTCTGATGACGGTCAGTCCAACCATGATCACAGCCGTTTTGTCGCCGACCCGGATGGCACCGACAGCTTCTCGTCCCGTATCGGGCGGTTGACCCATTACCTTGGGGCTTTGGCCTCGGTGGCGTTGATGGTCGGCCTGATGGCCTGGGGCTGGCAACTGGTCTCGCGCGATGTTTCGGGTGTTCCGGTGATCCGCGCGGTTGCCGGCGATGCACGGACCGCGCCGGAAGATCCCGGCGGAGAACTGTCCAGCTATACCGGCTATGCCGTCAACAGCGTCGCGGAAGGCGCACCAGAGCAGCCGGTGCAGCAGGTCGCGATCGTTCCTGACGGGGGTGAACTGACCGATGAGGATGTTCCCATGGGGGCCTTCGGCATTGCCGCCCATGAACCGACCAATCCCAAGGATGCGCCACTGAATTTCGATGGGGCGCCTGTCGTGCCGCTGTCTGACAGCGAAGCGCGGGCCCTGGCCGAGGCACGGGCGGCTGCAGAAGCCGAGCGTCTGGCCCTTGCTGCGGCAGATGTCGAAAAAGCCGCCATCATCGATGCTCCGGCCAGTGAAGGCCCGGTGAATGAGGTCATCACGGATGAGAACGGCCAGCCGGCCCAGACCGATGCGATTGCCGCCGCGCTGGCCGAGGCGCAGGCCGCCGCGAATCCGGGGATCCTGCGGGCTTCCTCGCGTCCGGCGCCGCGCCCGCGTCACATGCGCGTGGCTTCTGCGGGCACCACCGCGACCGATGCCCGCCCTGCCGCGCCTCCGGCGGCCCCGGTTCCCGCAGCGGCGGCAAGTGGTCCACTGGTGCAGATCGGCGCATTTGACAGCAATGCCATTGCCTCGGGCGAATGGAACCGGTTGACCGGCAAGTTCGGCTCTCTGTTTTCGGGCAAGGGGCAGGTAATCCAGAAGCACCAATCCAATGGCCGGACCTTCTGGCGGCTGCGGGTTGCCGGATTCGGTTCGATCAGCGAGGCACGTCAATTCTGTGCAGCCCTGAAATCGGGTGGCACCGACTGCCTTGCGCTGGCCCGTTGA
- the argS gene encoding arginine--tRNA ligase: MNLFTDLRGVVVEALDQMSLAGELPAGLDYRNVAVEPPRDPAHGDMATNAAMVLAKPAGMKPREIADKLAARLTDPRIASAEVAGPGFLNLRLSPAVWQGVITTAIREGKAFGRSDIGRNQKVNVEFVSANPTGPMHVGHVRGAVFGDALANLLDFSGHDVTREYYINDGGAQVDVLARSAYERYREANGLEPEIREGLYPGDYLIPVGEALKEKYGESLLDKPESEWLVELREFATQAMMEMIRQDLAALGVRMDVYSSEKALYGTGKIEAAIERLNSLGLIYRGVLEPPKGKLPEDWEAREQLLFKSSAHGDDVDRPIQKSDGAWTYFAPDIAYHWDKIDRGFDQLIDVFGADHGGYVKRMTAAVKALSDGRVPLDVKLIQLVKLYKNGEPFKMSKRAGTFVTLRDVVEEAGADVTRFIMLNRKNDAPLDFDFAKVLEQSKDNPVWYVQYASARVHSVLRRARDSGIDVSDQALIGADLGAISHPAELDLARKVAEWPRLIEHAARAHEPHRVAFFLYEIASDLHSLWNRGNDDTSLRFVQDGDSATTQAKIALVRAVGVVISSGLAILGVTPAEEMR, translated from the coding sequence ATGAACCTTTTCACCGATCTTCGCGGCGTCGTTGTCGAGGCGCTGGATCAGATGTCGCTTGCGGGCGAATTGCCCGCAGGGCTTGATTATCGCAATGTCGCCGTGGAACCCCCGCGCGATCCCGCACATGGCGATATGGCCACCAATGCCGCCATGGTGCTGGCCAAACCCGCCGGCATGAAGCCGCGCGAGATTGCCGACAAGCTGGCCGCCCGCCTGACCGATCCGCGGATCGCCAGTGCCGAAGTGGCGGGGCCGGGTTTTCTGAACCTGCGGTTGTCGCCTGCGGTCTGGCAGGGGGTGATCACCACTGCCATTCGCGAAGGCAAGGCATTCGGCCGGTCCGACATCGGCCGCAACCAGAAGGTCAATGTCGAATTCGTCAGCGCCAACCCGACCGGGCCGATGCATGTCGGCCATGTGCGCGGCGCGGTATTCGGTGATGCGCTGGCCAATCTGCTGGATTTCTCGGGCCATGATGTCACCCGCGAATACTACATCAATGACGGCGGCGCACAGGTCGATGTGCTGGCGCGTTCGGCCTATGAGCGTTATCGCGAGGCCAACGGGCTGGAACCCGAGATTCGTGAAGGGCTGTATCCGGGCGATTATCTGATCCCCGTCGGCGAGGCGCTCAAGGAAAAATACGGCGAATCGCTGCTGGACAAACCGGAGAGCGAATGGCTGGTCGAACTGCGTGAATTCGCGACTCAGGCGATGATGGAAATGATCCGGCAGGATCTGGCCGCGCTCGGTGTGCGCATGGATGTCTATTCCAGCGAAAAGGCACTTTATGGCACAGGCAAGATCGAGGCGGCGATCGAACGGCTGAACAGCCTTGGCCTGATCTATCGCGGCGTGCTGGAACCGCCCAAGGGCAAACTGCCCGAGGATTGGGAAGCGCGCGAACAACTGTTGTTCAAATCCAGCGCCCATGGCGATGACGTGGATCGCCCGATCCAGAAATCGGATGGCGCATGGACCTATTTCGCACCCGATATCGCCTATCACTGGGACAAGATCGACCGTGGCTTTGACCAGTTGATCGACGTCTTCGGGGCCGATCACGGCGGCTATGTCAAACGCATGACCGCTGCGGTGAAAGCACTGTCGGACGGGCGTGTGCCGCTGGACGTCAAGCTGATCCAGCTGGTCAAGCTGTACAAGAATGGCGAGCCCTTCAAGATGTCCAAGCGCGCGGGCACATTCGTGACCCTGCGCGATGTGGTCGAGGAAGCGGGGGCCGATGTGACCCGTTTCATCATGCTGAACCGCAAGAACGACGCGCCGCTTGATTTCGATTTCGCCAAGGTTCTGGAACAGTCCAAGGACAACCCGGTCTGGTATGTGCAATATGCCAGCGCAAGGGTGCATTCGGTGCTGCGCCGCGCCAGGGATTCGGGAATTGATGTGTCCGATCAGGCGCTGATCGGCGCCGATCTTGGTGCAATTTCCCATCCCGCCGAGCTTGACTTGGCCCGGAAAGTTGCCGAATGGCCACGCCTGATCGAACATGCGGCCCGCGCGCATGAGCCTCATCGCGTCGCATTTTTCCTCTATGAGATCGCCTCGGACCTGCATTCCCTTTGGAATCGGGGCAATGACGACACCAGTCTGCGCTTTGTGCAGGATGGCGATTCGGCAACGACACAAGCAAAAATCGCGTTGGTTCGGGCCGTTGGCGTTGTCATTTCAAGTGGTCTCGCTATCCTTGGGGTCACTCCGGCGGAAGAAATGCGCTGA
- a CDS encoding cation:proton antiporter, with product MATELTGGLSAMQAFAVVGIAGVGAQWLAWRFRLPAIVLMLAAGLFLGPVTEIFVPSRDIGDVIPPMIALAVAVILFEGGLTLSFKKLADARPGVRRLVYIGAPLGWLMSSLALVFVAGLGWESAIVFGGIMIVTGPTVIAPLLRQAKLTSRPAQILQWEGIVNDPIGALVAVFALEIVLVRNTGVTWGEALAQLVLGIGFAAVIGVLAGYMVVQAFRRGWVPEYMKVPLLFVTVLGVFAGADSLLHESGLLAVTVMGLVIANADLPSYHELHRFKEHATILLVSGVFILLAASIRFETLAQLNWWRAGLFVASVVLIARPVTVMLSLIGTNLPIKERLLIALTGPRGVVLVAVSGIFAERLVNEGIEDGALIAPLAFVLVLVTVVLHGFTLAPLARRMGLTSGDRPGLLIVGGSLFATGLAKALEKADVNVLITDTNRDHLRTARAVGVQTFYGDILGDAAEHNVEFIAYGAILAASDNDAYNTLVATDLAPEFGRDSIWQLARHKEDRARHALPTQLGGQTIEGNRTLAQYLELLGEGWIFRTTRLTEEYRLEAWREARPGAIPLAVVQNGQLWLVNSEDDLVDKPDIYIVSMLPPDVAQQIEQENEAQTAPKDSAREVARAEAEAVRRGEGSGSVPGGENATAADRLRDQSKDDPDLMESQGDVSDGDRTPREPPQKDPDADLPKD from the coding sequence ATGGCAACGGAACTGACAGGCGGGCTGAGTGCAATGCAGGCCTTTGCTGTGGTCGGAATCGCAGGGGTCGGCGCGCAATGGCTGGCATGGCGGTTCAGATTGCCGGCAATCGTGCTGATGCTGGCGGCGGGGCTGTTCCTGGGTCCGGTGACAGAGATATTCGTTCCCTCGCGTGACATCGGGGATGTGATTCCGCCGATGATCGCGCTGGCCGTGGCGGTCATCCTGTTCGAGGGCGGGCTGACGCTGAGCTTCAAGAAACTGGCCGATGCGCGCCCCGGCGTGCGACGGCTTGTCTATATCGGTGCGCCGCTGGGATGGCTGATGTCATCGCTGGCGCTGGTCTTCGTGGCCGGGCTGGGCTGGGAATCGGCGATTGTCTTCGGCGGCATCATGATCGTGACCGGACCCACCGTGATCGCACCGCTGTTGCGACAGGCCAAGCTGACCTCGCGCCCAGCACAGATCCTGCAATGGGAGGGTATCGTCAACGACCCGATCGGTGCGCTGGTCGCTGTGTTCGCGCTTGAGATCGTGCTGGTCCGCAATACCGGGGTGACCTGGGGTGAGGCCCTGGCGCAACTGGTGCTGGGCATCGGCTTTGCGGCGGTGATCGGGGTTCTGGCCGGTTACATGGTGGTTCAGGCCTTCCGGCGCGGCTGGGTGCCCGAATACATGAAGGTGCCCCTGCTGTTCGTGACGGTGCTGGGGGTCTTCGCGGGTGCCGACAGCCTGTTGCATGAAAGCGGATTGCTGGCGGTGACGGTCATGGGCCTGGTCATCGCGAATGCCGATCTGCCCAGCTATCATGAACTGCACCGTTTCAAGGAACATGCCACGATCCTGCTGGTGTCAGGTGTTTTCATCCTGTTGGCGGCCAGCATCCGCTTTGAAACCCTGGCCCAGTTGAACTGGTGGCGGGCAGGGCTGTTCGTCGCCTCGGTGGTGTTGATCGCGCGGCCGGTGACGGTGATGCTGTCACTGATCGGGACCAATCTGCCTATCAAGGAACGCCTGCTGATTGCCCTGACCGGGCCGCGCGGGGTGGTTCTGGTCGCGGTCTCAGGGATTTTCGCCGAAAGGCTGGTCAATGAAGGGATCGAGGATGGTGCGCTGATCGCTCCGCTGGCCTTCGTGCTGGTGCTGGTGACGGTGGTGCTGCACGGCTTCACGCTGGCGCCTTTGGCGCGACGCATGGGGCTGACTTCGGGCGACCGTCCGGGTCTGTTGATCGTGGGGGGATCGCTGTTCGCAACCGGTTTGGCCAAGGCGCTGGAAAAGGCCGATGTGAATGTGCTGATCACCGATACCAACCGTGACCACCTGCGCACCGCGCGCGCCGTCGGCGTGCAGACTTTCTATGGCGACATTCTGGGGGATGCTGCCGAACATAATGTCGAGTTCATCGCTTATGGCGCGATTCTGGCCGCATCTGACAATGATGCCTATAACACCTTGGTGGCCACGGATCTGGCACCTGAATTCGGACGTGATTCGATCTGGCAGTTGGCGCGCCACAAGGAAGACCGTGCACGCCATGCCTTGCCGACGCAACTGGGCGGGCAGACGATCGAGGGCAATCGCACCTTGGCACAATATCTTGAACTGCTTGGCGAGGGCTGGATCTTTCGCACGACACGGCTGACCGAGGAATACCGTCTGGAGGCATGGCGCGAGGCGCGTCCCGGCGCCATTCCCCTGGCCGTGGTGCAGAACGGGCAGCTGTGGCTGGTCAACAGCGAGGATGATCTGGTCGACAAGCCCGACATATATATCGTGTCGATGCTGCCCCCCGATGTCGCCCAGCAGATCGAGCAGGAAAACGAGGCACAGACAGCGCCCAAGGATAGCGCCCGAGAGGTCGCCCGCGCCGAGGCCGAGGCCGTCCGCCGCGGCGAGGGAAGTGGCAGCGTGCCGGGCGGCGAAAATGCTACTGCGGCTGACCGGCTGCGTGATCAATCGAAGGATGACCCCGATCTGATGGAATCGCAGGGCGATGTCTCGGACGGGGATAGAACCCCGCGCGAACCGCCGCAAAAGGACCCAGACGCGGATTTGCCCAAGGACTGA